Proteins from one Fragaria vesca subsp. vesca linkage group LG6, FraVesHawaii_1.0, whole genome shotgun sequence genomic window:
- the LOC101307907 gene encoding uncharacterized protein LOC101307907, whose protein sequence is MVPLLDHDRVFQGVLVYKDHLCVYEIKDGAPGFVSVWLMEEYGVKESWTRVIHFRLQKSAREEFRPLCILQNGEILMHRILYDVYDDPDPDPDPYEFDYHDPDEFEYPEYPYPDPDEFDYPDPDPDPDPFDDPEVYDDPYEFDYPDPDPFDDPEVYDDPYKSDDPYEEFDYYDYNQETWEREISTLVLVDQTSWGYVFEVDLGLGSAIYKETLVSPLTAVSTADI, encoded by the coding sequence ATGGTTCCGTTATTGGATCATGATCGTGTTTTTCAGGGTGTACTAGTGTATAAAGATCATCTGTGCGTGTATGAGATTAAGGATGGTGCCCCTGGTTTTGTATCGGTATGGTTGATGGAGGAATATGGGGTCAAGGAGTCGTGGACTCGAGTTATACACTTTCGGTTGCAGAAGTCAGCAAGAGAGGAGTTTAGACCCTTGTGCATTTTGCAGAATGGTGAAATTTTGATGCATCGGATTCTGTATGATGTGTATGATGATCCTGATCCTGACCCTGATCCTTATGAGTTTGATTATCATGATCCTGATGAGTTTGAATATCCTGAATATCCCTATCCTGATCCTGATGAGTTTGATTATCCTGATCCTGATCCTGATCCTGATCCATTTGATGATCCTGAAGTGTATGATGATCCGTATGAGTTTGATTATCCTGATCCTGATCCATTTGATGATCCTGAAGTGTATGATGATCCATATAAGTCTGATGATCCGTATGAAGAATTTGATTATTATGACTATAATCAAGAGACGTGGGAGAGAGAAATAAGCACATTGGTATTAGTTGATCAAACCAGTTGGGGGTATGTTTTTGAGGTTGACTTGGGTCTCGGATCTGCCATTTACAAGGAGACTTTAGTTTCACCGCTAACAGCAGTCAGTACTGCAGACATATGA
- the LOC101291167 gene encoding expansin-A23-like, translating to MAKFQNSYTLSLFIISTLLVQAMGDAPWEAGSATFYGDMTGKETMQGACGYGDLIQQGYGLETAALSTALFNNGLTCGACFEIMCVNDPQWCIPNAGTIKITGTNFCPPNYDPHFYPWCNPPRKHFDLSMPMFVKIAQAKAGIIPVQFRRTPCVKQGGIRFQLSGNPNFVTATVLNVAGAGDVTAISVKTPTSNWLPMSRNWGQLWAVGGQVPLIGQVLSFQVTTSDQKTLVFNNVAPGNWQFGQTYEAAGNF from the exons ATGGCTAAGTTTCAGAACTCATACACATTGTCACTGTTCATCATCAGCACTCTTTTGGTTCAAGCCATGGGAGATGCTCCTTGGGAGGCCGGATCCGCCACGTTTTACGGTGACATGACCGGAAAAGAAACCATGC AGGGGGCTTGTGGATATGGTGATCTCATCCAACAAGGCTATGGCCTCGAAACAGCAGCACTCAGCACAGCACTGTTCAACAATGGACTAACTTGCGGTGCTTGCTTTGAGATTATGTGTGTCAATGATCCACAATGGTGCATCCCTAATGCTGGCACTATCAAAATCACTGGAACAAACTTTTGTCCTCCAAACTACGATCCACATTTCTATCCCTGGTGCAACCCCCCAAGGAAACACTTCGACTTGTCCATGCCCATGTTCGTAAAAATTGCTCAAGCCAAAGCTGGGATAATTCCAGTGCAGTTTCGAAGAACCCCATGTGTTAAGCAAGGAGGGATTAGGTTTCAGCTAAGTGGAAACCCCAACTTTGTTACTGCAACTGTTTTGAATGTTGCTGGTGCAGGTGATGTTACAGCCATCAGTGTCAAAACACCTACTTCTAATTGGCTCCCAATGAGCCGCAACTGGGGACAACTTTGGGCTGTCGGAGGACAAGTCCCCCTAATCGGGCAAGTCTTATCGTTCCAAGTCACTACTAGTGATCAGAAGACGCTTGTGTTCAATAATGTTGCACCTGGAAACTGGCAATTTGGGCAGACCTATGAAGCAGCAGGCAATTTTTAA